In the Lates calcarifer isolate ASB-BC8 linkage group LG24, TLL_Latcal_v3, whole genome shotgun sequence genome, one interval contains:
- the zgc:163022 gene encoding putative ferric-chelate reductase 1, protein MDHIVLLLVCVAPVVRCYSSGQVEESCGTMQPRHSGLSPQTVPAPFTITTDRSSYSPGQGVKVQLQALGSTPFSGFLLQAREVGGQSAVGSFTLTTNAAQLLTCSQNPNSAVSHTSASAKTSVEATWKSDAATEGKAIQFHASFVQNFRTFWVDVTTPALTFTKPSTSGSASSTTPATTTALQPTTTTTISSTGCGVTKVCFSQPANCDPAVRSDCYFMSAMMSSPTDRAIHFEMTGPSNGYIAFGFSDDQKMGNDDIYICGTGSNGQVWLQHAFSTGRTTPQTVPLGNVSDVKASVHNGVISCSFTSMNTISTQRTTGLNNTYYLMFAHGPTTNGQIQIHVDTFISTDKIDISSPRALGDAAMPSILKAHGTLMLIAWMTTGTLGMMVARYMKGMAKGQNLCGKDVWFLVHVAVMSVTVAATIIAFILVFSYARDWSDGAHPVLGCLVMILSFLQPIVALLRCGPQHRLRYVFNWSHFLNAVVIKVLAVAAIFTGLRMIDRTEDQWLVKVMGGFFGWEVLFYILLEIYSRKDKSTDRFESKMINTDALLMVVFLLGNLTFLVALLVGIGNS, encoded by the exons ATGGACCACATTGTGTTGCTGCTGGTTTGTGTCGCTCCGGTGGTTCGCTGCTACAGTTCCGGTCAAGTTGAGGAAAGCTGCGGAACCATGCAACCCCGCCACTCTGGGCTGAGCCCGCAGACAGTACCAGCACCCTTCACCATCACTACGGACCGCAGCAGCTACAGTCCTGGACAGGGGGTCAAAG ttcaGCTCCAGGCTCTGGGCTCCACACCGTTCTCTGGCTTCCTGTTGCAGGCTAGAGAGGTGGGGGGTCAGTCTGCCGTGGGATCCTTCACCCTGACAACAAATGCCGCCCAGCTACTCACATGCAGCCAGAATCCT aACTCAGCTGTATCCCACACATCAGCATCTGCGAAGACCTCTGTTGAGGCGACATGGAAATCAGATGCCGCAACAGAGGGGAAAGCCATCCAGTTCCA TGCATCCTTTGTGCAGAATTTCAGGACATTCTGGGTTGATGTTACAACTCCTGCCCTGACTTTCACTAAGCCCAGTACTAGTGGATCAGCCAGTTCCACCACACCAGCAACTACCACAGCACTTCAACCTACAACAACGACT ACTATCTCCAGTACAGGCTGTGGTGTCACCAAGGTGTGTTTCAGTCAGCCTGCGAACTGTGATCCTGCAGTCAGGTCTGACTGTTACTTCATGTCAGCCATGATGTCGTCTCCCACTGACAGAGCCATCCACTTTGAGATGACAGGTCCTTCTAACGGATACATTGCTTTTGGATTTTCAGATGATCAAAAGATG GGAAACGATGACATTTATATTTGTGGCACAGGCAGTAACGGCCAGGTGTGGTTGCAGCATGCCTTTTCAACAGGTCGAACGACTCCACAAACTGTTCCTCTG GGGAATGTTTCTGATGTGAAAGCGTCAGTGCACAACGGGGTGATCAGCTGCTCCTTCACCTCCATGAACACTATTTCCACTCAGAGGACCACCGGCCTCAACAACACCTACTATCTCATGTTTGCTCATGGACCCACCACCAATG GACAAATCCAGATCCATGTGGATACCTTCATCAGCACTGACAAGATAGACATTTCCAGTCCTCGGGCTCTCGGAGACGCTGCGATGCCTAGTATCCTCAAAGCACATG GAACACTGATGCTGATCGCCTGGATGACCACGGGAACACTGGGAATGATGGTAGCCCGATATATGAAAGGAATGGCCAAAGGACAGAACCTGTGTGGCAAAGATGTCTGGTTTCTG GTCCATGTAGCAGTGATGAGTGTGACGGTGGCAGCCACAATTATTGCCTTCATCCTCGTCTTTTCATATGCCAGGGACTGGTCTGAT GGAGCTCATCCTGTGTTAGGTTGTTTGGTTATGATCCTCTCGTTCTTACAGCCAATAGTAGCTCTGCTGCGTTGTGGACCACAACATCGACT GAGATATGTGTTCAACTGGTCACACTTTTTAAATGCAGTGGTAATAAAAGTTTTAGCAG TGGCGGCCATATTTACAGGCCTGAGGATGATTGACAGGACCGAGGACCAATGGCTGGTGAAAGTCATGGGTGGTTTTTTTGGCTGGGAAGTTTTGTTCTACATTCTCTTGGAGATCTATTCACGGAAGGATAAAAGTACAG ACCGGTTCGAATCAAAAATG ATAAACACTGATGCCCTGCTGATGGTTGTGTTCCTCCTGGGAAACCTTACCTTTCTGGTGGCACTGTTGGTTGGAATTGGGAATTCATAA